A part of Setaria viridis chromosome 8, Setaria_viridis_v4.0, whole genome shotgun sequence genomic DNA contains:
- the LOC117833275 gene encoding nodulin homeobox isoform X1, which yields MIDMVSAIEELSGLTTKELGEMLKESDSFVLQSKTEDGSPKQVDMEKLVSSLPLHLLAVCLELGQGSDMAYVLRGVRFLHSLSELASRHTRLEQVLLDDVKISEQVMDLIFFLLSILAHRKKENNVGASPLVHASLVAASLHLLTSYFSSQWHELVHILLAHPKVDIFMDVAFDSLHEDVRLLSIRLSAMGLSDVPVGSLECHLAHFICQQCETSLQFLLLLCQQKLFRDRILKNKELSRNGGILSLSHTILKLVVPECLKGSTDLVASVSRLKAKILSILLQLCEAESVSYLDEVATSPNSMRLGQTLALEVLNLLKTAFGRKQKITSDSHNKSYPMGSVLISALRLVDVFSDDSNFRSSFMTNTVPFLTQILAIPHDEFVLSWCSVNLPVVEEDANLDYDPFGAVEVALLASDNALTEAKANYSCPFRPSLPSMAYAQTRTSCVVKIIANLHVFVPNICEEQERDLFLQNFQKYLMSGSPKQSVDQPNDFKATKVCINLGSLSDYAKTLIPNFLNEEDVQLLSDFSDKLQTWCKSQVGQVAQQVVHTETPSESKEDLHPVQQPLPTQASTPDSFMNNLKDVQNMEVSTTAPSTKLEGNATDETPKNSRNGGFLQNAVGQDLVHLGVARTASAGFSAVSSGVNTGYQRSKMDLDPASSTVDHFKTPELSKESGLQEDEKGETSMYDDRQPKRRKRTIMNDEQIDELETALVDEPDMHKNAVLLQNWSEKLSMQGPEITASQLKNWLNNRKAKLARIAKERGVPFEGENSDKPSTPATPHLGESSESAGEDSYLPPARVMNAISKGRLVSPDSSELTSSAEFSQNMMLSRPFTRSFSFEPGRLVSLVDGDGKEVGRGKIFHAPPGKSSTESRLCVVDVTELRIEKWRELPHPSEASGRTFQEAEVRNGGVIRVPWDVVRLAPVAQ from the exons ATGATAGACATGGTGTCTGCTATTGAAGAGCTTAGTGGGCTGACTACTAAAGAACTTGGTGAGATGCTGAAGGAGTCAGACAGCTTTGTTTTGCAGTCCAAGACAGAAGATGGAAGTCCAAAGCAG gTGGACATGGAAAAACTTGTGTCCTcacttcctcttcatctccttGCTGTATGTTTGGAGCTTGGGCAAGGCTCGGATATGGCTTATGTGCTTCGTGGTGTGCGCTTTTTGCATAGTTTGTCTGAGCTAGCATCCCGCCATACTAGACTGGAGCAG GTTCTTCTTGATGATGTCAAGATATCCGAACAAGTCATGGACTTGATATTCTTCCTACTTTCTATTCTTGCTCACAGAAAGAAG GAGAATAATGTTGGTGCTTCTCCGCTTGTACATGCATCACTTGTAGCAGCGAGTCTTCATCTGTTGACAAGTTACTTCTCTTCCCAGTGGCATGAACTTGTCCATATTCTGCTTGCACATCCAAAG GTTGATATTTTTATGGACGTGGCCTTTGATAGTCTGCATGAAGATGTTAGATTGTTGAGTATCAGATTATCAGCAATGGGCTTGAGTGATGTTCCTGTTGGTTCTTTGGAGTGCCACCTTGCTCACTTCATCTGCCAACAGTGTGAAACATCGTTGCAATTTCTTTTGCTGCTGTGTCAGCAAAAGCTGTTTCGAGATcgtattttaaaaaataag GAACTCTCTAGAAACGGAGGCATACTGTCACTTTCTCACACTATATTAAAGTTAGTTGTTCCTGAATGTTTGAAGGGATCAACTGATCTTGTTGCTTCAGTTTCCAGGCTAAAGGCTAAGATACTTTCTATT CTGTTGCAACTTTGTGAAGCTGAAAGTGTATCTTACCTCGATGAAGTTGCCACTTCCCCAAACAGCATGCGGCTAGGGCAAACCTTGGCTCTAGAG GTTCTCAATTTGCTAAAGACTGCATttggaagaaaacaaaaaattaCTTCTGATTCTCATAATAAGAGTTACCCCATGGGATCTGTGCTTATCAGTGCATTGCGTCTAGTTGATGTGTTTTCTGACGATTCAAACTTCAGATCGTCCTTTATGACTAACACT GTTCCCTTTCTGACCCAGATTCTAGCAATTCCTCATGATGAGTTTGTTTTGAGTTGGTGCTCAGTCAATCTACCTGTGGTTGAGGAAGATGCAAATCTAGATTATGATCCATTTGGTGCCGTTGAGGTGGCACTGTTAGCTTCTGATAATGCGTTGACTGAAGCTAAAGCTAACTATTCATGCCCTTTTCGCCCTAGCCTGCCTTCAATGGCATATGCACAGACAAGAACATCATGTGTAGTGAAAATAATAGCAAATCTGCATGTTTTTGTTCCAAATATATGTGAAG AGCAAGAAAGAGAtctttttcttcagaacttTCAAAAGTACTTGATGTCAGGGAGCCCTAAACAATCAGTGGACCAGCCTAATGATTTTAAGGCCACTAAAGTCTGTATAAACTTAG GATCTTTGTCTGATTATGCTAAAACATTGATTCCTAACTTCTTAAATGAGGAAGACGTGCAATTGTTAAG TGATTTTTCTGATAAGCTACAAACTTGGTGTAAATCACAAGTTGGACAGGTTGCACAACAG GTGGTACATACTGAGACTCCATCAGAAAGCAAGGAAGACTTGCACCCAGTGCAGCAGCCCTTGCCAACACAAGCAAGCACTCCTGACTCCTTTATGAATAACCTGAAG GATGTGCAGAACATGGAAGTGTCTACAACAGCACCCTCGACAAAGCTAGAGGGAAATGCTACGGATGAGACTCCAAAGAACTCTAGAAATGGTGGTTTCCTGCAGAATGCAGTTGGTCAAGACCTAGTCCATCTTGGCGTTGCAAGAACAGCCAGTGCAGGCTTCTCGGCTGTCTCTTCTGGTGTTAATACTGGATACCAGCGCAGCAAAATGGACCTCGATCCAGCATCCAGCACTGTGGATCATTTTAAAACACCGGAACTTTCAAAAGAAAGTGGTCTCCAGGAAGACGAGAAAGGAGAGACTAGTATGTATGATGACAGGCAACCTAAGAGAAGGAAACGGACCATTATGAACGATGAGCAAATAGATGAACTAGAAACGGCTCTAGTAGATGAGCCTGATATGCACAAGAATGCCGTTTTATTGCAGAATTGGTCAGAGAAGTTGAGCATGCAG GGCCCAGAGATCACAGCATCACAACTTAAAAACTG GTTGAACAATCGGAAAGCTAAGCTTGCTCGCATAGCAAAAGAAAGAGGAGTGCCATTTGAGGGGGAGAATTCTGATAAGCCATCCACACCAGCTACTCCCCATCTTGGTGAGTCCTCCGAAAGTGCCGGGGAGGACAGCTATCTGCCCCCTGCAAGGGTGATGAACGCTATATCCAAAGGCAGACTGGTGAGCCCAGACAGCAGTGAGCTGACATCGTCGGCCGAGTTCTCCCAGAACATGATGCTGAGCCGCCCATTCACAAGGTCCTTCTCGTTTGAGCCTGGCCGTCTCGTCTCGCTGGTCGACGGTGATGGGAAGGAGGTCGGCCGGGGGAAGATCTTCCATGCCCCTCCGGGTAAAAGCTCCACGGAGAGCCGCCTCTGCGTGGTCGATGTCACTGAGCTCAGGATCGAGAAGTGGAGGGAGCTCCCCCACCCCTCCGAGGCGTCCGGGAGGACGTTCCAGGAGGCTGAGGTGAGGAATGGCGGTGTGATCAGGGTGCCGTGGGACGTCGTCAGGCTAGCACCTGTGGCACAGTAG
- the LOC117833275 gene encoding nodulin homeobox isoform X2, translating to MIDMVSAIEELSGLTTKELGEMLKESDSFVLQSKTEDGSPKQVDMEKLVSSLPLHLLAVCLELGQGSDMAYVLRGVRFLHSLSELASRHTRLEQVLLDDVKISEQVMDLIFFLLSILAHRKKENNVGASPLVHASLVAASLHLLTSYFSSQWHELVHILLAHPKVDIFMDVAFDSLHEDVRLLSIRLSAMGLSDVPVGSLECHLAHFICQQCETSLQFLLLLCQQKLFRDRILKNKELSRNGGILSLSHTILKLVVPECLKGSTDLVASVSRLKAKILSILLQLCEAESVSYLDEVATSPNSMRLGQTLALEVLNLLKTAFGRKQKITSDSHNKSYPMGSVLISALRLVDVFSDDSNFRSSFMTNTVPFLTQILAIPHDEFVLSWCSVNLPVVEEDANLDYDPFGAVEVALLASDNALTEAKANYSCPFRPSLPSMAYAQTRTSCVVKIIANLHVFVPNICEEQERDLFLQNFQKYLMSGSPKQSVDQPNDFKATKVCINLGSLSDYAKTLIPNFLNEEDVQLLSDFSDKLQTWCKSQVGQVAQQVVHTETPSESKEDLHPVQQPLPTQASTPDSFMNNLKDVQNMEVSTTAPSTKLEGNATDETPKNSRNGGFLQNAVGQDLVHLGVARTASAGFSAVSSGVNTGYQRSKMDLDPASSTVDHFKTPELSKESGLQEDEKGETSMYDDRQPKRRKRTIMNDEQIDELETALVDEPDMHKNAVLLQNWSEKLSMQVEQSES from the exons ATGATAGACATGGTGTCTGCTATTGAAGAGCTTAGTGGGCTGACTACTAAAGAACTTGGTGAGATGCTGAAGGAGTCAGACAGCTTTGTTTTGCAGTCCAAGACAGAAGATGGAAGTCCAAAGCAG gTGGACATGGAAAAACTTGTGTCCTcacttcctcttcatctccttGCTGTATGTTTGGAGCTTGGGCAAGGCTCGGATATGGCTTATGTGCTTCGTGGTGTGCGCTTTTTGCATAGTTTGTCTGAGCTAGCATCCCGCCATACTAGACTGGAGCAG GTTCTTCTTGATGATGTCAAGATATCCGAACAAGTCATGGACTTGATATTCTTCCTACTTTCTATTCTTGCTCACAGAAAGAAG GAGAATAATGTTGGTGCTTCTCCGCTTGTACATGCATCACTTGTAGCAGCGAGTCTTCATCTGTTGACAAGTTACTTCTCTTCCCAGTGGCATGAACTTGTCCATATTCTGCTTGCACATCCAAAG GTTGATATTTTTATGGACGTGGCCTTTGATAGTCTGCATGAAGATGTTAGATTGTTGAGTATCAGATTATCAGCAATGGGCTTGAGTGATGTTCCTGTTGGTTCTTTGGAGTGCCACCTTGCTCACTTCATCTGCCAACAGTGTGAAACATCGTTGCAATTTCTTTTGCTGCTGTGTCAGCAAAAGCTGTTTCGAGATcgtattttaaaaaataag GAACTCTCTAGAAACGGAGGCATACTGTCACTTTCTCACACTATATTAAAGTTAGTTGTTCCTGAATGTTTGAAGGGATCAACTGATCTTGTTGCTTCAGTTTCCAGGCTAAAGGCTAAGATACTTTCTATT CTGTTGCAACTTTGTGAAGCTGAAAGTGTATCTTACCTCGATGAAGTTGCCACTTCCCCAAACAGCATGCGGCTAGGGCAAACCTTGGCTCTAGAG GTTCTCAATTTGCTAAAGACTGCATttggaagaaaacaaaaaattaCTTCTGATTCTCATAATAAGAGTTACCCCATGGGATCTGTGCTTATCAGTGCATTGCGTCTAGTTGATGTGTTTTCTGACGATTCAAACTTCAGATCGTCCTTTATGACTAACACT GTTCCCTTTCTGACCCAGATTCTAGCAATTCCTCATGATGAGTTTGTTTTGAGTTGGTGCTCAGTCAATCTACCTGTGGTTGAGGAAGATGCAAATCTAGATTATGATCCATTTGGTGCCGTTGAGGTGGCACTGTTAGCTTCTGATAATGCGTTGACTGAAGCTAAAGCTAACTATTCATGCCCTTTTCGCCCTAGCCTGCCTTCAATGGCATATGCACAGACAAGAACATCATGTGTAGTGAAAATAATAGCAAATCTGCATGTTTTTGTTCCAAATATATGTGAAG AGCAAGAAAGAGAtctttttcttcagaacttTCAAAAGTACTTGATGTCAGGGAGCCCTAAACAATCAGTGGACCAGCCTAATGATTTTAAGGCCACTAAAGTCTGTATAAACTTAG GATCTTTGTCTGATTATGCTAAAACATTGATTCCTAACTTCTTAAATGAGGAAGACGTGCAATTGTTAAG TGATTTTTCTGATAAGCTACAAACTTGGTGTAAATCACAAGTTGGACAGGTTGCACAACAG GTGGTACATACTGAGACTCCATCAGAAAGCAAGGAAGACTTGCACCCAGTGCAGCAGCCCTTGCCAACACAAGCAAGCACTCCTGACTCCTTTATGAATAACCTGAAG GATGTGCAGAACATGGAAGTGTCTACAACAGCACCCTCGACAAAGCTAGAGGGAAATGCTACGGATGAGACTCCAAAGAACTCTAGAAATGGTGGTTTCCTGCAGAATGCAGTTGGTCAAGACCTAGTCCATCTTGGCGTTGCAAGAACAGCCAGTGCAGGCTTCTCGGCTGTCTCTTCTGGTGTTAATACTGGATACCAGCGCAGCAAAATGGACCTCGATCCAGCATCCAGCACTGTGGATCATTTTAAAACACCGGAACTTTCAAAAGAAAGTGGTCTCCAGGAAGACGAGAAAGGAGAGACTAGTATGTATGATGACAGGCAACCTAAGAGAAGGAAACGGACCATTATGAACGATGAGCAAATAGATGAACTAGAAACGGCTCTAGTAGATGAGCCTGATATGCACAAGAATGCCGTTTTATTGCAGAATTGGTCAGAGAAGTTGAGCATGCAG GTTGAACAATCGGAAAGCTAA